A portion of the Chloroflexota bacterium genome contains these proteins:
- the sucD gene encoding succinate--CoA ligase subunit alpha, with product MGILIDVKTRLLVQGITGGEGSFHTQRCIEYGTKVVAGMTPGKGGSEILGVPVFNTVEAATEKTGANASMIFVPAAFAADAILEAADAGIPLVVCITEGIPVSDMVVVHNYLKGKQTRLVGPNCPGLISPGKCKVGIMAGEIHLPGNVGVVSRSGTLTYETVAQLTSLGIGQSTCVGIGGDPLPGSTFVDILELFEKDKDTKAVVLIGEIGGTAEQEAAKFIKERMTKPVVAFVAGATAPPGRRMGHAGAIISGSSGRAQDKIAALATAGATIAPSPAEIGLTMKKVLETQP from the coding sequence TTGGGCATCCTGATTGACGTGAAGACTCGATTGCTCGTTCAAGGGATAACCGGCGGCGAGGGCAGCTTTCATACCCAGCGGTGTATCGAGTATGGCACCAAAGTTGTCGCCGGTATGACGCCGGGAAAGGGCGGCAGCGAAATATTAGGTGTACCTGTCTTCAACACTGTAGAGGCAGCGACAGAGAAAACTGGAGCCAATGCCAGCATGATTTTTGTGCCGGCTGCCTTTGCCGCTGATGCCATTCTGGAGGCTGCCGATGCTGGTATTCCGCTGGTCGTGTGCATCACCGAAGGCATTCCGGTTTCAGATATGGTTGTGGTACACAACTATCTCAAAGGAAAACAAACTAGGCTTGTCGGCCCAAATTGCCCCGGCTTAATCTCACCGGGCAAGTGTAAGGTAGGCATAATGGCTGGTGAGATTCATCTTCCGGGCAATGTCGGTGTCGTCTCTCGCAGCGGCACGCTTACCTATGAAACGGTTGCTCAGCTAACCAGCCTGGGCATCGGTCAATCCACCTGCGTCGGCATCGGTGGTGACCCCCTCCCCGGCAGTACCTTCGTCGACATACTTGAGCTGTTCGAGAAAGACAAGGATACCAAGGCGGTGGTGCTTATAGGTGAGATCGGTGGTACCGCAGAGCAGGAGGCTGCCAAATTCATTAAGGAAAGGATGACCAAGCCGGTGGTTGCCTTCGTGGCTGGAGCTACAGCTCCACCCGGCAGGAGAATGGGGCATGCCGGGGCTATCATCAGTGGCAGTTCAGGCAGAGCCCAGGATAAGATAGCAGCCCTGGCCACTGCTGGAGCTACTATAGCCCCCAGCCCTGCGGAAATCGGGCTGACCATGAAAAAGGTGCTGGAGACACAGCCATGA
- a CDS encoding redoxin domain-containing protein gives MQPRITLCSICHSQMPPGQQFCKNCGTMLCLRCHAPLPQRSRYCPTCGFLCASEQHSSTNQPVSPAVAARPKATAVPRASSAPPQRTAQTAMRQQPPRVTVTRHQHNCPKCGGSMDPESGRCIGCGLLYGIKHRVMQQPPAHTAPPARRPLAPRPQSSIGQQPPIAYGTRSQHSNPPNTPPLSGFRQRSNYSSSGAMPRSGMPLPLPLPRFAPVAASATPTSASLPMPARPYPYQTMPPMPLGRGISDSGRQGLMKVVTTMFILLICFFIGSGIYYFVTQTWTPSPPANTADTTRPNIQSAPISSTAETGATITWRTDKPATSRVILRDPSGVSTEIKPQENLDTSHGVTLSGLQPNTTYSYTVISTDADGKETTSEGELTTLAIADKTVPTISGFNISRITETSAIVTWATNEPATSQVKYGKTETYGLTTPLDSKLTTSHSVTLTQLDPNTTYNFRGISKDASGNEATSTTNLTFKTLAPVQVGNQVGNRAPNFTLKDLNGKDITLSALQGKIVMVNFWATWCDPCKEEMPFFQIISGDWSGKELVILAIAVRDNQDLISVKQYITQKAYAFPALFDSEGQVRKLYRVDTYPTTFFIDTNGIIKEIKKGRFSSPDEIEKILRSL, from the coding sequence GTGCAGCCCAGAATAACCCTTTGTTCTATTTGCCACTCGCAAATGCCCCCAGGCCAGCAATTCTGCAAGAACTGCGGCACAATGCTGTGTCTGCGTTGCCACGCGCCTCTTCCTCAAAGGTCAAGGTATTGCCCAACGTGTGGCTTCCTCTGCGCCTCAGAGCAACATAGTTCAACCAATCAACCAGTTTCACCCGCCGTAGCAGCAAGGCCAAAAGCTACTGCAGTTCCCAGAGCCTCGAGTGCACCACCACAGCGAACTGCACAGACTGCCATGCGCCAGCAACCACCTAGAGTTACCGTCACAAGACATCAGCACAATTGCCCAAAGTGCGGGGGGAGCATGGACCCTGAATCAGGACGTTGTATAGGCTGTGGCTTGCTTTATGGAATTAAGCATCGGGTGATGCAGCAGCCACCAGCACATACCGCACCACCGGCACGCCGCCCACTTGCACCGAGACCACAAAGTTCTATAGGTCAGCAACCGCCAATAGCTTATGGCACGAGGTCTCAACATAGTAACCCCCCAAATACTCCTCCCCTATCTGGCTTCAGACAACGCTCAAATTACAGCTCGTCCGGTGCTATGCCACGTAGTGGCATGCCGCTGCCACTGCCACTGCCACGTTTTGCACCTGTAGCCGCCAGTGCAACACCGACATCAGCTAGCCTACCGATGCCTGCAAGGCCATATCCATATCAAACAATGCCTCCTATGCCTCTAGGACGGGGTATTTCAGACTCTGGGCGGCAGGGGCTAATGAAAGTAGTTACTACCATGTTTATTCTACTCATATGCTTTTTTATCGGTAGCGGCATCTACTACTTTGTCACCCAGACATGGACGCCATCGCCACCTGCTAACACCGCAGATACCACACGTCCTAACATCCAAAGTGCGCCGATTTCATCAACAGCCGAAACAGGTGCTACCATTACCTGGCGAACCGACAAACCTGCTACTAGTCGGGTTATATTGCGCGATCCTAGTGGTGTCAGCACCGAAATAAAACCTCAAGAAAATTTAGACACCAGCCACGGCGTAACCCTGAGTGGCCTTCAACCCAATACAACCTATAGCTACACTGTGATATCTACAGACGCCGACGGAAAGGAAACCACATCGGAAGGAGAATTGACAACTTTAGCCATAGCCGATAAAACCGTGCCAACGATTTCTGGATTCAATATCTCAAGAATCACTGAAACAAGTGCCATTGTCACGTGGGCAACAAATGAACCTGCCACCAGTCAGGTCAAATATGGAAAAACGGAAACATACGGCTTAACCACACCATTAGATTCAAAGCTTACCACCAGCCACAGTGTTACTCTGACTCAACTGGACCCCAACACAACCTATAACTTCAGAGGAATATCAAAAGATGCCAGTGGGAATGAAGCCACATCCACAACCAACCTAACATTCAAGACTCTTGCCCCAGTCCAGGTTGGTAATCAAGTCGGTAACCGCGCTCCAAATTTCACCCTGAAAGACCTCAATGGAAAAGATATAACTTTAAGCGCCTTGCAAGGCAAGATAGTGATGGTCAATTTCTGGGCAACTTGGTGTGACCCATGCAAGGAGGAAATGCCTTTCTTCCAGATAATTTCTGGCGACTGGTCGGGTAAAGAACTAGTAATACTTGCCATCGCTGTTAGGGATAATCAGGACCTTATCAGCGTCAAGCAATATATCACGCAAAAAGCATATGCTTTTCCCGCACTGTTCGATTCAGAAGGGCAGGTTAGAAAACTTTATAGGGTGGATACTTATCCCACAACTTTCTTTATCGATACCAATGGCATCATCAAGGAAATCAAAAAGGGGCGTTTCTCTAGCCCAGATGAAATAGAAAAGATACTCAGGTCCCTCTAG
- a CDS encoding transglutaminase domain-containing protein, translating into MNEMEKWLKATPTFDCENEAIKEKAESVTKGQEKVADKAKSLFYFGRDEIKFFPYLPLDVLESYRASSILKAGGGMCIQKAVLLATLARAVGIPARVHFVDIRNYRAPDNVKETLGTNLFPYHGFDELYIDEKWVKVTPTFEVKVCQEHRLFPVEFDGEHDAMLPPRDLDGNPHIDYLQDHGFYENVPLDEIYNAWANAYSTGSRERLRQFIEAQEIPKIVQGT; encoded by the coding sequence ATGAACGAAATGGAAAAGTGGCTGAAAGCTACGCCTACATTTGACTGCGAAAACGAAGCGATAAAAGAAAAGGCCGAAAGCGTCACCAAAGGACAGGAAAAAGTTGCCGACAAAGCCAAAAGCCTTTTCTATTTTGGCAGGGATGAGATCAAATTTTTCCCTTATCTGCCACTCGATGTCCTTGAATCTTACCGGGCAAGCAGCATTCTGAAGGCTGGTGGGGGGATGTGCATACAAAAGGCGGTTCTGCTGGCTACCCTAGCCCGCGCTGTGGGCATACCTGCCCGCGTACACTTTGTTGACATTCGAAATTATCGCGCTCCCGATAATGTAAAGGAGACACTCGGCACAAATCTGTTCCCCTACCATGGTTTTGATGAGCTATACATTGACGAGAAGTGGGTCAAAGTTACCCCCACCTTCGAGGTTAAGGTGTGTCAGGAACACCGCCTCTTCCCCGTGGAATTCGATGGCGAGCACGATGCCATGTTGCCACCTCGCGATTTAGACGGAAATCCGCACATCGACTATCTGCAAGACCATGGCTTCTACGAGAATGTCCCGCTGGATGAGATATATAACGCCTGGGCCAACGCTTACAGCACGGGCTCACGCGAGCGGCTGCGTCAGTTCATTGAAGCGCAAGAGATACCGAAGATAGTACAGGGGACATAG
- a CDS encoding transglutaminase domain-containing protein, with translation MSEMEKYLRPSPTIDSDNETIKKKASDLTKGKETVEDKAKSLFYWVRDNIKYSPLVPVEIFEDYKASKTLKRGEGFCVEKAAVLAAFARTVGIPARLHLADIRNHLVSGKVREVMGTNLFTYHGWTELHIGGKWVKATPAFDLKMCQENRIIPVEFDGKNDAIFPSHNMDGKLHIEYVADHGHRVDVPVDEILAAWLKHYGMAARERLNRLKELEKAQER, from the coding sequence ATGAGCGAAATGGAAAAATATCTCAGGCCTTCACCCACAATTGACAGCGATAACGAGACCATAAAAAAGAAGGCTTCAGATTTGACCAAAGGTAAAGAAACAGTCGAGGACAAAGCCAAAAGCCTTTTCTACTGGGTGAGAGATAATATTAAATACAGCCCACTGGTGCCAGTGGAGATTTTTGAAGACTACAAAGCAAGCAAGACACTGAAGAGAGGAGAGGGTTTTTGTGTGGAAAAAGCGGCTGTGCTGGCTGCCTTTGCCCGTACTGTGGGCATACCTGCCCGTCTACACCTTGCCGATATTCGAAACCACCTCGTTTCCGGAAAAGTACGCGAGGTTATGGGGACAAACTTATTTACCTATCACGGTTGGACAGAGCTACACATCGGAGGGAAATGGGTTAAGGCTACACCGGCTTTCGACCTGAAAATGTGCCAGGAGAACAGAATCATACCGGTGGAATTCGATGGCAAAAATGATGCCATATTCCCGTCGCACAATATGGATGGGAAGTTGCATATCGAATACGTCGCAGACCACGGACATCGCGTGGATGTACCTGTAGACGAAATACTCGCTGCCTGGTTGAAACACTACGGGATGGCTGCCCGGGAGCGGCTGAACCGCTTGAAGGAGTTAGAAAAGGCGCAGGAGAGGTAA
- the sucC gene encoding ADP-forming succinate--CoA ligase subunit beta: MKIHEYQAKALLSEFGIPVPKGGVANTSAEAKKIAAELGSKAAIKAQVYAGGRGKAGGIKVADNPEETAKLAGQMLGTRLVTHQTTPEGVPVSKVLVEKAVSVQRELYLSIIVDNASRMPVMMASEAGGMDIEEVARVSPQKIIKVYIDPSAGFQAFQGRKLAYGMSLSPAQVRPATSLMTNLYQLFQAKDCSLAEINPLVVTTDGELLALDAKLNFDDSALFRHKDMEQLHDLEQEDPLEVKANELGVKNYIKMDGNIGCMVNGAGLAMAVMDLINQAGGRPANFLDIGTVNDVNRVANAFKIFITDPNVKAILVNIFGGMARVDIIAQGIVEAHKQMDVRLPLVVRLAGTNVDEGKRILAKSGIKFIEAIDFYDAARKAVEVAKGGKSWAS, from the coding sequence ATGAAAATACACGAATACCAGGCTAAGGCGCTGCTGTCTGAATTCGGCATCCCAGTCCCCAAAGGCGGAGTAGCCAATACATCGGCTGAAGCTAAAAAGATAGCTGCTGAGCTTGGAAGCAAAGCGGCAATTAAAGCCCAGGTCTATGCCGGCGGCAGAGGTAAAGCCGGAGGCATAAAGGTGGCCGATAACCCAGAGGAAACAGCAAAGCTGGCAGGGCAGATGCTTGGCACCAGGCTGGTAACACATCAGACAACCCCAGAAGGGGTACCAGTGAGCAAAGTCCTCGTAGAGAAAGCGGTTAGCGTCCAGCGGGAGCTTTATCTCAGCATAATCGTTGACAATGCCAGCAGGATGCCAGTAATGATGGCAAGTGAAGCCGGCGGTATGGATATCGAGGAGGTAGCTCGAGTTAGCCCACAGAAGATCATCAAAGTTTATATCGACCCGTCGGCTGGATTTCAAGCCTTCCAAGGACGCAAGCTGGCCTACGGGATGAGCTTAAGCCCAGCCCAAGTGAGACCAGCCACCAGCCTGATGACAAACCTGTACCAACTCTTTCAAGCCAAGGACTGCTCCTTAGCCGAAATCAATCCTCTGGTCGTTACTACTGACGGCGAACTCCTGGCCCTCGATGCCAAGCTGAACTTTGATGACAGTGCTCTCTTCCGCCACAAAGACATGGAGCAACTTCACGATTTGGAACAGGAAGACCCGCTTGAAGTCAAGGCTAACGAACTGGGTGTCAAGAATTACATCAAAATGGATGGCAATATTGGCTGCATGGTCAACGGAGCTGGTCTAGCCATGGCGGTCATGGATCTTATCAATCAGGCCGGCGGCAGACCAGCTAATTTTTTAGATATCGGCACCGTTAATGACGTTAACCGTGTTGCCAACGCTTTTAAGATTTTTATTACAGACCCCAACGTGAAGGCGATTCTAGTCAACATATTTGGCGGTATGGCCAGGGTTGATATCATTGCCCAGGGCATAGTTGAAGCCCATAAGCAGATGGATGTCCGGCTTCCTCTTGTCGTCAGGCTGGCCGGGACAAATGTCGATGAAGGGAAACGCATCCTGGCTAAATCTGGGATTAAATTTATTGAGGCAATTGATTTCTATGATGCTGCCCGCAAGGCAGTAGAAGTGGCTAAAGGAGGTAAGAGTTGGGCATCCTGA
- a CDS encoding redoxin domain-containing protein, with protein MQGIILCPKCRVRVKKDNLGELSCPNCNARLCPKAHIFDGKICPYCGWEDPNYQLWQQAQKARQQTSAAKKVDKSPQGKLQYTCPNCGTSVDAVHKDCPSCGFLGAKYRSTSAAPTGAVTTAARPVVPAAPSFQPKMEGISPTRSPLLKEIAKAKRREWKFPQLGHFVRPVLASLLVGIVLSGLVLGGIHITRFFSQSAEPGTQSLHLSLTSSKTYTLGTNVIPEAGGEIKIVSPLSSSGTFEPGSKITLMAIPDDCYTFSYWDGASGSSETAVIIMDSNKSVTAHFRLKDTTPPTILEVKVVSYSDVSATIAWETEETATSQVEYGKTRDYGQTAESTGEPAISHKVHLIGLEPSTTYYFMVKSADKCGNVASGADMLQTLSEIPAGDRVGRRASDFELQEYQDDDSKSPNNGETVKLSQFRGKKILLNFWNTFCGACLAEFPLIREVYEDEKWANENLSPEFVIITVCIDGRADRIAKLEDKYIDKIGEFTFPILLDTEVNPANSSYHVDYTPKTVFIDSDGIIRKIKTGRFENTEEITGILRSLD; from the coding sequence GTGCAGGGAATAATACTGTGTCCTAAATGCCGCGTTCGAGTAAAGAAGGATAACCTCGGTGAGCTTTCATGCCCAAATTGTAATGCAAGATTATGCCCTAAAGCTCACATTTTTGACGGCAAAATCTGCCCTTACTGTGGTTGGGAGGACCCTAATTACCAGCTGTGGCAACAGGCACAGAAAGCTCGGCAACAAACTTCTGCAGCTAAGAAGGTAGATAAATCTCCTCAAGGCAAGCTCCAGTACACCTGCCCTAATTGTGGTACTAGCGTCGACGCTGTTCATAAAGATTGTCCAAGCTGTGGCTTTCTTGGGGCTAAATATCGATCAACAAGTGCTGCGCCCACAGGCGCCGTAACAACAGCAGCGAGGCCTGTTGTACCAGCAGCACCATCCTTTCAACCCAAGATGGAGGGCATTTCGCCAACACGAAGTCCGCTTCTAAAAGAAATAGCAAAGGCCAAGCGAAGAGAGTGGAAATTTCCCCAACTGGGGCATTTTGTAAGACCAGTTCTAGCAAGTCTGCTAGTTGGCATTGTACTTAGTGGTCTCGTCTTGGGAGGTATCCACATCACACGATTCTTTAGCCAAAGTGCTGAACCTGGCACTCAATCACTCCATCTATCTCTAACTTCATCTAAAACCTATACCCTGGGCACAAATGTGATTCCCGAAGCAGGCGGTGAGATTAAGATAGTATCTCCCTTATCTAGCAGTGGCACATTTGAGCCTGGTAGCAAAATTACACTGATGGCTATCCCTGACGACTGCTACACATTCAGCTATTGGGACGGTGCTTCAGGCTCGTCGGAGACTGCCGTCATTATCATGGACTCGAATAAAAGCGTCACCGCACATTTCCGGCTTAAAGATACAACACCACCAACCATATTAGAAGTCAAGGTTGTTAGTTACTCCGATGTAAGTGCCACCATAGCCTGGGAAACTGAGGAGACTGCCACAAGTCAGGTTGAGTATGGGAAAACAAGAGATTATGGCCAAACTGCAGAATCTACAGGAGAACCAGCTATCAGCCACAAGGTTCATCTAATTGGCCTAGAGCCGTCTACAACTTATTACTTCATGGTGAAGTCAGCAGATAAATGCGGAAACGTAGCCTCCGGCGCCGACATGCTGCAAACTCTCTCTGAAATACCAGCCGGTGACAGGGTGGGGAGACGAGCTTCTGACTTTGAATTGCAGGAGTACCAAGATGATGACTCAAAATCGCCTAACAATGGCGAGACGGTAAAATTAAGCCAGTTCAGGGGCAAAAAGATATTGCTTAACTTCTGGAATACCTTTTGTGGAGCTTGTCTCGCAGAATTTCCTCTTATCCGGGAGGTCTACGAAGACGAGAAATGGGCAAATGAGAATTTGAGCCCGGAGTTTGTTATAATTACTGTATGTATTGATGGAAGAGCCGACCGCATTGCAAAACTTGAAGACAAATATATTGATAAGATAGGGGAGTTCACATTTCCCATCTTACTTGACACGGAAGTAAACCCGGCCAACAGTAGCTATCACGTTGATTATACACCGAAGACCGTGTTCATTGACTCGGACGGAATTATCAGGAAAATCAAGACTGGACGGTTCGAAAACACAGAAGAGATAACAGGAATACTGCGCAGTCTCGACTAA